Genomic window (Opitutaceae bacterium):
TAACGCACCTCGGCGAGCCCCATGATGTCGGGCGGGTCTTCGGCCGGTCCGTGATCGGGGGATGGAGGAGTGGTCTTCATCGTGAAATTCCGCCTGTCCGGTTCGTGTTTGGAGCCGTGTCCATCAGTTTGATGGTCCACCTTCACCCTCATGGCCAAAAATGGCTTCAAGGGTGTCGCGGAGGCGTGTCACGATTTCATCCTTGGGCGTGTCCTTGCGGAGGTAGTTGGAGGCGCCCAGTTCGAGCGATTCCTCGACGGTCTGGCGATTGGCAAGTGAGGTCAGCATGATCACGACTGCATCGGGATCGATTTTCTTGAGCTCCCGCAGGGTGCCGATGCCGTCGAGTATGGGCATGTTTACATCGAGCAGGACCAGGTCCGGACGCTCACGCTGGTAGATCTCCAGCGCCTCTGAGCCGTTCGATGCCTCGATCAAGGTGGGGTTTCCCAGGGTGCGCGCGATCAAGCCCACGAATTTTCTGACATGGGCCTCGTCGTCCACGAGGAGTATCTTGCCGTCAAACGTCATGTATCGAGTGGAAAGGAGATGCTGAACTCACAGCCGCCCCCAGGCATGTTGTCAGCTGTGATGGTGCCCCTGTGTGCATCGACGATGTTTCTGCAGATGGCAAGGCCAAGCCCGGTGCTTTTTTCTCCACCGGTTGGCCTGACGGAAAGTTTACCGAAATCCTTAAACAGTCTGCCGCGTTCACCCTCGGGAATGCCGGGGCCCTGATCGCGAACGGCAAGCCGGACTCCGTTTTCGTTCAAGCTCAGTTCAATGCTGATGGTGGATCCCGGTGGGGAGTACTTCACGGCATTGCTCAGCAGGTTGTCGATGACCTGCCTGATTTTGGCAGGATCTAGTGAAAGCGGCTGGAGACTGGGAATCGGCAGAAGGGAGAGCACTGTCTTTTTTCTGCCTGCCTCCATGCTCATCAGGTGCACGGATCTCTGAACGAGTTCGCCAAGGGCCGTGGGCTCGCGGTGGATCTTCAGCTCTCCCGATTCTATCGTGGCGATATCGAGCAGCTCGTTGACCATGTCGAGCAGTTGGTGGCTGGTGGTCTGGATGGTTTTCGCCAGGTCGAGTTGCTCCGCGTTCAGCGTGCCCAGCATCGGATCCTGCAGGAACTCGGCCAGCCCGCGGATCGATGCCAGCGGATTGCGCAGGTCATGCGCAGCCATTCCCAGAAAGCGGTTCTTTGCGGCATTTGCCCGGGTCAGTTGATTGACGAGACTCCTTTGCTGCTCGCTCAGGATGCGGTTGGTCAGATGCATCCGGATTCGCGCAATGGCTTCATTTGCCCGAAACGGCTTGGGAAGGTAGTCGACTCCACCGGCACGGAAGCCTTCCACCACGTCGTCCGATTCGGATCTTGCTGTAATGAAGATGACAGGTGCCGCAGTATCGCCGTATATCGCCCGTATCCTGCGGCAGGTGTCGAACCCATTGGTACCCTTCATTTCGACGTCCATCAGGAGGAGATCCGGCTGAAACTGCGGATAGACTTCCAGTGCCTGATCGCCGGAGTGTGCTTCAGCCAGTTCATAACCCTCGCCATGGAGAATGCCGCTCAGGATGCGGATGTTCAGGCGGTCGTCGTCAACGACGAGAATCTTTCGTCCGTGAAGATCAGGTGTGCAGGTTGAAGCGGGAACCATGAGTGAATCTGCAGAAGGATCACTGGTGGAGTCGAAAGTTGTTCAATTGGCTGGAACACGAAGAGGTCTGCAACAGGATTCTCTGATTCTTCGTAACATATCAAAATATACGGATATGTTGATATTAAGCTTGAGGAGGCTTGGCGGGAAGCGATAAAAATCGGGATCATTTCCATGGCCAATTCCTTTGTTTTTTCCTCCGAATCAGTTGGTGAGGGTCATCCCGACAAGGTCGCCGATCTCATCTCCGACAGTGTTCTCGACGCATGCCTTTCGGTCGACCGGACAAGCCGCGTCGCCTGCGAGACGCTGGTGAAATCGAATGCGGTGGTGGTCGCCGGGGAGATCACCATTCCCAAGCTGGGTGCCCGGCCGATTGATGCCGCCATCAATGTCGACCGCATTGTCCGGGAAGCGATTCGCGAAATCGGCTATGTGAACGCCGACGATGTTTTCCATGCCGACAAGGTTTTCATTCACAACCTGCTGACCACCCAGTCACCTGACATCGCGCAGGGTGTGGATGCCCGAAGGGCGAAAGGAAAACAGACTGCCGAGCAAGGCGCCGGGGATCAGGGACTGATGTTCGGTTATGCCTGCAATGAAACGCCGGAGCTGATGCCGACCCCGGTGATGTTTGCCCACAGACTGGGGCGCGAGCTCACCGCCATTCGCAAGTCGGGAAAGGCCCGCTGGCTTCGCCCGGATGCTAAGTCGCAGGTGTCGATTCGCTATCGCGATGGAAAGCCGGTGGAGGTCGTGAACGTCGTCATCTCGACGCAGCACACCGAGGACGTTGATCACGCCGAGATTGAATCGTTTCTGATCAAGAACGTCATCCGCAAGGTCATTCCTGCGAGGCTGCTGAATTCGAGAACGGAGTACCTGATCAATCCGACAGGACGCTTTGTTGTCGGGGGCCCCCAAGGGGACACGGGGCTCACCGGGCGTAAGATTATTGTGGATACATACGGTGGCTGGGGACGCCATGGCGGGGGGGCGTTTTCCGGGAAGGATCCGTCCAAGGTCGACCGCTCGGCTGCGTACATGGCGCGCTGGGTGGCAAAGACGATCGTGGCTTCAGGTCTCTCCGAAATCGCCGAGCTCCAGCTTGCCTACGCGATCGGTTATCCGAAACCGGTCAGCGTTTTTGTGGACACGTTTGGAACGGGAACGGTGGCGGACGAGAAGATCGCGGAGGCCGTCCAGGATGTTTTCAGCTTCAAACCTGCGGACATTGTGAAGCAGCTCAATTTGCTGAGGCCGATTTACCGGCAGACGACGAACTACGGTCATTTTGGCAAGAAGGGCCTGCCGTGGGAGGTTCCCAGCAGGGCCGGCGCATTGACCGCAGCCGTCAAGCGCCGCGCGTAAGCGGACATCAAACTCAAACCATTATTTTTTGTCATGGGTTCAGCACTCGCCAAACCTTCCACCGCTCACGATTTCAACGTAAAGGACATTTCTCTGGCCGATTGGGGTCGAAAGGAAATCAACGTTGCCGAGCACGAAATGCCGGGACTGGTTTCACTGCGCAAGAAGCACGGTGCGGCAAAACCGCTCAAGGGCGTGCGCATCACCGGGTCACTGCACATGACGATTCAGACGGCGGTTCTCATTGAGACGCTTGTCGAACTCGGCGCCTCCGTCCGATGGGCTTCGTGCAACATTTTCTCCACGCAGGATCATGCCGCCGCCGCCATTGCAAAGGCCGGGGTTCCGGTGTTCGCCTGGAAGGGAGAGACGCTCGAGGAGTACTGGGACCTCACCTGGAAAGCGCTCAGTCATCCCGGTGGCAAGGGACCGCAGCTCGTCGTCGATGACGGGGGCGATGTCACGCTTCTGCTGCACAAGGGCTACGAACTTGAGAATGGATCGGACTGGGTCGACTCCGCGTCCGGTTCGCACGAGGAGCAGGTCATCAAGAATCTCCTGAAGCGGATACACGCGGAGGATCCGCTGGTCTTCTCGCGCATGGTGAAGGACTGGCGCGGTGTCTCTGAGGAAACCACGACGGGCGTGCACCGGCTCTACCAGTTGCACGAAAAGGGCGCGCTGCTGGTGCCCGCGATCAATGTGAACGATTCGGTCACGAAGTCGAAATTCGACAATCTCTACGGTTGCCGGGAATCGCTCGCGGATGGACTGAAACGCGCGACCGACGTCATGATCGCGGGCAAGGTCGCGTGCGTTTGCGGCTACGGCGACGTCGGCAAGGGCTCGGCGCATTCACTCCGCGGTTTCGGCGCGCGGGTCATCGTGACGGAGGTCGATCCGATCAACGCATTGCAGGCCGCGATGGAAGGCTTCGAGGTCAATACCGTTGAAAGCACGCTGGGCACCGCCGACATCTATGTGACGACGACGGGCAACCGCGACGTCATCACACTCGAGCACATCCAGCGGATGAAGGATCAGGCGATCATCTGCAACATCGGGCATTTCGACAATGAGATCCAGGTCGACCGCCTCTACAAGTCCGCGGGAACGCGGCGCATCACCATCAAGCCGCAGTATGACCAGTTCGTTCTCGCGAACGGCCGCAGCATCTACCTTCTCGCGGAGGGCCGCCTCGTGAACCTGGGCTGTGCGACGGGCCATCCGTCGTTTGTGATGTCGAATTCCTTCACGAACCAAACACTGGCGCAGCTCGACCTCTGGGAAAAACGCGATTCCTACAAGGTCGGGGTCTATCGCCTGCCGAAGCACCTCGATGAAGAGGTTGCGCGGCTGCATCTGGAAAAGATCGGGGCGAAGCTGACTGTTCTTACAAAGGAGCAGGCAGCCTATCTGGGCGTGCCAGTGCAGGGGCCCTACAAGCCAGAGCACTACCGGTACTGACCAAACCGCAAAACCGCATCACCAAACGATGCGGTTTTTGTTTCTCTTGAAAGTCCGGAACTGACCGCTCATCGACGGAAGTGGCGCGAACGATCCAGCGATTGCAGATTTCCCCAAGGTACGCGCGCCTGTCGCAGTCCCTCGGCTAACCTCCTCCGTTGGAGGGGCGCGCATCCCCCTCAGTTGGAGATGACATGTAGCCGACAGGCGGCTGAAAAGCAGCCAACCTGTCGGCGTTATGAATAATAACATACATAAAATAGATGGTGAGCGTGTCGCTGTCGAGATGGCGATGACGGTTAAGTTGGGGCTGGATCTGCACGCCAGGGATGTGGTGGTCTGCCGTCAGAATGACGGGCAGCAGCCGAAGCCAGTGTGCAGAATGACGCACAAAGAGTTGCTGGATCTGGTTGCGGGGCTGATCGCCGCAGGACACCGTGTGGAGAGTTGCTACGAGGCCGGACCGTGCGGATACGGGTTGCATCGCAAGTTGATCCAGATGGGAGCGCGCAATCGGGTGATCGTGCCTCGGAAATGGGACGCGGAAGGCAGGCGTGTGAAGACTGATCGCAGGGATGCCCGGGAGATCTGTGATGCGCTGGACCGATACCTGCGAGGCAGCACCACTGCCTTTTCGGTGGTGTACGTTCCGACGGAGGAACAGGAAGAGACTCGAGCGTTGGGTCGGCAACGGGGAATGCTGGTGAAGGAGCGCCAGCGCTGTGTGGTGCGGGGTCACGGCTTGATGCTGACCGCCGGTGTGCAGGCGGATCCAGACTGGTGGCATCCCAAGGCCTGGAGTGAGCTGGCGAAGACATTGCCGCCGGAGCTGCGCGCACGGATAGAGACCTGGCAGCGTCAAGCGCTGCATTTTGAATCCGAGATAGAAGCGTGGACCAAGCGGGTTGAGAGTATGGGCGAGAAACAGATTCTGGTGAAAGGACTGGGTCTGCTCACGAACACACTCCTGGGAATGGAGGTGTGCGATTGGGCCCGCTTTGGCGGTCGTCGAAAGGTGGGAGGGTACAGCGGATTGTGCCCGAGTGAGTACTCGACGGGGACACGTCGCCGTCAGGGCAGCATCTCCAAGCACGGAAACCCTCGAATGCGTCACCTGCTCGTCGAGGCCGCCTGGCGTCTGCTGCGCTGGCAGCCCGACTACCCTCCGCTGAAAAAACTGCGCCAGGCGCTCGGCGCCCGTGCACGCAAACGAGCCGTGGTCGCAGTCGCGCGACGGCTCGCAATCGATTTATGGCGCATCCACACCGGTCGCTGCACGCCCGAACAGCTGGGCCTGAAAGTGGGTTGAGCGCCTAAATGGGACTTTGGTGGCGGGGGCGGAGTGTGTTCGTCATGCCCCTTGGGTGAACCCCGTCTTGGAGGGGCATGCTTCGTCATGCCCAGGGGACGCACGATAAAACAACGCCGGTCACAGTCAGCCATCATTCATGACGGACGGGCTACAAAATGGGGGTCTCAGAAAGGGACAGGCTATCCGGCCCGATTACCTGTCTTGTCCCCGACTGGGCAAAATCGAATAGTTTAGTTTATAACCTAACATACTATAATTAATCTTGCACTGATCTGGAACAAGCGCGAAGATCCTTGCGTGTCCACCACTGTCGCACCTCCTGAAGTGCCATCACCCGCCGCGGCGCCCGCGAAGCCGTTTGTTGCCAATGAGGGAATCAAACTCGCCTCAAATTTTCTCCGGGGAACGATTGCGGAGGACCTGAGGGACGCTTCGACCGGCGCGATTTCGGACAATAGCAGTCTACTGACGAAGTTTCACGGACTCTACCTTCAGGATGATCGCGATCAGCGCATCGCCTTGAAGAGGGCGGGAAAGGAAAAGGCGTTTTCATTCATGCTGCGGGTCCGCTTGCCTGGAGGGCGGTGCACACCGCAGCAGTGGCTGGTTCTTGATTCGCTGGCCGATCAGTTCGGCATCCAGTCCCTCCGGCTGACAACCCGTCAGACCTTTCAGTTTCACGGCGTGCTCAAGGGGAATCTGAAGCCCTTGATCAAGGGCTTGAATTCCGTGCTGCTGGATTCGATTGCCGCCTGCGGCGATGTGAATCGAAACGTCATGGCTCCGCCGAATCCGGAGCGCAGCCCGGTGCTCCAGCAGGTGTACGAACAGGCGAAGGCGTGGAGCGAATACGTGCTGCCGAAGACACGCGCCTATCACGAGATCTGGCTCGACGATGTGCGTGTCGCCGGTGGTGAACCCGAGATCGAACCGATCTATGGTGCGACCTATCTTCCGCGCAAGTTCAAGACGGGGTTTGCGCTGCCGCCGTCAAATGACGTGGACCTCTTTTCCCAGGACCTTGGTTTCATTGCGATCGTTGAGAACGATCGCCTCGTGGGCTACAATCTTGCGATCGGCGGTGGGCAGGGCATGAGTCATGGCAATGTCGAGACATATTCCCGCCTCGCCGATGTCGTGGGTTTCCTGACGCCTGAACAGGTCATTCCGGTTGGCACGGCCGTGCTGACGACCCAGCGGGATCACGGCGACCGGACCAACCGCAAGCATGCGCGCTTGAAGTACACGATCGACGATCGCGGACTGGACTGGTTCAAGGCGGAGGTGGAAAGGCGGTCGGGAGTGACGCTTAGTCCGGCGCGCCCGTATCAATTCACCACGATCCAGGATCCACTTGGCTGGCATGCATGTGCCGATGGAACCTGGTTCTACGGCCTGCACATCCTCAGTGGCCGCATCAAGGACGCCCCCGGGTGGGAGATGAAGAAGGCCCTCCGCGAGATTGCCGCGTTTCACACGGGCGATTTCAGGCTTACAGCATCGCAGAACCTCACAATTTCCGGCGTCTCGACCGAAGCCAAGGCTCGTATCGATGAGGTTCTGGGCCGCTACAATCTCACGGCGGAGAATGCGCGATCCGGCATGCGTCTGAACGCGCTGTCCTGCGTGGCGCTTCCCAGCTGCGGTCTCGCGCTCGCTGAAAGCGAGCGTGCGCTGCCCGATTTGCTGGCGCGCTTTGAAACGATCCTCGAGGAGGCGGGTTTGCGGGATGACGCCATCAGTCTGCGGATCACCGGATGCCCGAACGGGTGTGCGCGTCCGTACCTCGCGGAAATCGGTTTTGTGGGCAAGGCACCTGGAAAGTACGCGATCTATCTGGGAGCCAACTACGAGGGAACCCGGCTGAACCGCCTCTTTGCCGCCAGCCTGACCATCGATGACGCACTGGCTCAACTGACACCCATCATCAAGCGCTTCGCATTGGAGCGGAATGAGAGGGAACGGTTTGGCGACTGGTGTGAGCGGGTGATCCTTCCGAAGGATGCCACGTTTCATTCGGTTGGCACCAGGACATAAAGGCGATTTGACTGCGAAGGGCCTCCGCGGATTTTCCTGCCGGCAAGAAATGCCCTTGCACTTTGCGTTCAGCCCCTTTGCTTCTGGGGCTTGGACTGGAGAGATGGCTGAGTGGTCGATAGCGGCGCTTTGCTAAAGCGTTGTACGTGTAACAGCGTACCGGGGGTTCGAATCCCCCTCTCTCCGCCATGCTTCGCTCGTTGAGCTTAGCAATGAGGTGTAACTGAGACCCCGTGAAATTGCTGAAGCAGGGTCAATGAGGCTGAAGGAGGGCTTAGTGATCTGCGGGACTGCTCTGCTTATTTGAATCGACGCGCCCGTGGGTTTGCGGAGCCTTGAGGCCCCGATCACTCCGATGACTTCCTCTTCCGGCTCCCCGATTGCCCGCTATGCATGGATGGTGGTGGCACTGCTGTTTCCGGTGGCGCTGCTCAACTACCTGGATCGCCAGATGCTGGCGACGATGAAGGGCTCGATGGTCGACGACATCCCAAGCATCGCAAACAAGGCGGACTGGGGGCTGGTGCTGGGATGCTTCAAGTGGACCTACGCGGTGCTGAGTCCGTTTGGAGGCTACGTGGCGGACCGTTTCAGCAAGCGCTGGGTGATCTGCGGCAGCCTGTTCATGTGGTCGGCTGTCACCTGGTGGACGGGTCACGTGACTTCCTTTCACGAACTCGTGCTTGTGCGCTCATTGATGGGCGTCAGCGAGGCTTTCTACATTCCCGCGGCGCTGGCTTTGATCTCGGAGTATCACGCCGGCAGCACGAAATCGCGGGCGGTGGGTTGCCACCAGGCAGGCATTTACATCGGTCAGATTCTCGGCGGCTTCGCGGGTTACATCGCCGCTTCCCCCGACCATGGCTGGCGATGGGCGTTCACCACCTGCGGCATGCTGGGCGTCATCTATGCGCTTCCGCTGCTTGCTGCACTCCGGGATCCGGTGCGATCGGTTGAGCAGGCCGCGGAGGCAAAGGTCGCCCGGAGCGGCGTGCTGCGCGGGTTGCTGGGAGACAGGAATTTTCTCCTGTTGGTGCTGTACTTCACGCTGCCGGCGATCGCCGGCTGGGTGGTGCGCGACTGGATGCCCGAGATCCTGCGCGAAAAATTCAATCTCGGTCAGGGCAAGGCGGGTGTCAGCGCGATCCTTTACGTGCAGATTGCATCGATCGTCGGCGTGATCATCGGCGGCTCACTGGCGGATCGCTGGATGAAGAAAACCAACCGTGGAAGGATTTTCACGAGCGCGATTGGCATGGTGATGTTTCTCCCCGCGCTGTTCAGTGTCGGGCATGCGTCAACGCTGACGATCGCGATCGTCGGCCTGATCATCTTCGGCCTTGGCTGGGGATTCTTCGACTGCAACAACATGCCGATTCTCTCCCAGATCGCACGTCCGGAATGGCGCGCCACCGGCTACGGAATCATGAATCTGGTCAGCATCAGCTGCGGTGGATTCGGCGACTGGGGCTTTGGCGTCCTTCGCGACCGGCATGTGCCGCTGGACGTGATTTTTGGTGCGTTCGCGGGCGTCGCATTGCTGTCGGTGGTCATAGTGATGCTGATCAAGGTGGGCGCGAACGCCGATCGGAAGGCATGACCGTGAACGGCATCGGGCCAGCCGCCGCAAAATGCGGGGACTGGGAATGCAACGTCAGACACTGCCGGCGGCTGGAAGTCGTCCGAGACTGAACCACGTCACTCCGCGCCTATCCTGGCTGCCCTGACTCCAGGTCGTACAACATGTGCCAGATGCGATCCGTCTCGCCGCGCTCGATGACCTGGAGGGGTGTTGATCCCTCGAAGGCGGAATTGGGCTGTTTCAGCCAGCGGCCCACCTCGACCGGCTCCATGACACGTGCCAGCCCGTCGAGCAGGCGATCCATCTCAACCAGCGCCTTCTCCTGTTTCGCGGATGGCGGCTCCCCCTGGCTCCATTTTGCCACTGAACGCGGTGAAAATCCGGTCAACCGCACGAGCAGCGGCTGAGGCAGGCTGAAGGTGTTTCTATAGTGCTGGAGCAATCGCGAATAGTCATGAACCTTCCGGTGGGCAAAACGAAATGTTCCAGTCAGCGCCGGCCTGGCGGTGAGCTTTCGTTTCTTGAGCATGGTGGCCATATTTTTGCCTGCATTAGAGCCTGCAATATTGCAGGTGTCAAGACTTGGGCTTCAAACTGAATCTAGCCAGTTTCTCACCCTCGACCACCTCGATACAATCGTCGGGATGAGCACTGGGGAAAACGACTCCGTTTGTTCCACTTCGTGCGTTGGCGGAGTTTACCAGCATTCCGCTGGCGCCGATCGCCGCCGCGGCGCGGCCCAGCGCCTGAGTCTGACTTTCCTGCCTGGTCTGCATGAGTTTGCGCCAGTCTTCCGACGCAAGTTCTCTTTGAGTAATGTGCAGTGCGCGCCGCAGGCTGGGCAATCTCAGGTCCAGCACTTTGGTCAATCGAACCTCGATTGCGACCAGGACCCGAGGACCTTTGGTCACTACGCCGTAGTAGCGATCGTGAGCCCGGCATTCCTCCAATGCGATTGAATCGGATGTGCTTCCATAGACTGCAGCCAGTCCAGGCGGGTTCCAGCGACCGCCCCGCATCCGGGCCCCCGCTCCGCTGATGATGTCTCTGGCAGTCGGGAAATTGATGGTCTGGAATCGAAAAAGCGTCCCAGTCCAGGGTTTCAGCCACTGAGGGTGCGTCGCCAGAGTCTCATGAAATTCCGCATAACGTGGGTTTGGCTTCAATATAGGCGCCATGATGAGCAATCCTTCATCCAAGTTTGCATGCTGCGCATGACCCGGCCTGTCTTCGAGAGGCGTCTCACCTCGCGGCAGGGAGCACGGATTTTTCCGCGGCGATCAGGGCGTCGAAAGCCTGCTCGGGGGAGGTGGATTCGTTTAACCGCGCAATGATGTCGGTCTTCATGACCAGCACGCAGAGGCGGGCCAGGGTGTGGAGGTGGAGGCGGTCGTCCTGGCAGCAGATCAGGAAAAAGAGGTGGGTGTGGTGACCGTCGGGGGCGCTGAACGGCACGCCTTGAATTGTGCGGCCGAGCACCAGGAAGGAGCCTTCATAGCGATAGGGCTCATGGTTGCGCGGGTGGGGAAGCGCAATACCGCCGGGGAGTGCCGTCGGACACATCTCCTCGCGCTCGATGATGCTCGCGAGGAGTTCGCGCGGGTCAAGCAGGCGGTCGGTCTTCTGCGCGAGCGCCACCATGTCGCGCAGGACCGAGGACGCCGTCTTCGATGTGAGCTCGAGGTCGATGTAGTCGCGGTGAAGCAGCTCGGGAATGAGCGCCGCCTGGGGCAGGACATCGCGGGTGCCGCGGGTGGACTTCTCGTGATAGATGTCGAGTCGCTTCTCCGGGAGCTGGAGAATGCGCTGCGACGCCCAGGCATCGATGGCGGAGCGCCGGAAGATGATGCGTCCACCCCGGGTTTCATGCGGAAGACCGGCCTCGCGCATGAGCCGTTCGACATCGCCGTTGGCGAGGTGAAGGTACTCACGCAGTTCCTCGATGTTGAAGGTTCGATGCGACATGCCGGCCGATTCTGTGGAAATGAGCGCCGCATGCCAACCCAGCAATTTTCCCAGGACTGCGCGGAGAATGTTGCCAGGCCCGGGGTCGTGCCGGTGGGATTCAGGTGTGGCTGGTTTTCGTCCTCCATCGCATCGATGGCTCTATCCATTGACACTTCTGGGCTGCATCTTTCTCGCGTCGGGCGGGAGTGAGGTTGCCGGACCAGGAATTCCAGGCTCGGACAAGCTGGCACATTATTTTGTGTTTGGCGCACTCGCGACCGGTGCGGTGCGCCTGGTTGAGCGTCGCCAGGCCTTCTGGGTGGTGCTGGCGGTTTCGTTGTACGGCGCGTCCGATGAATGGCACCAGAGCTTCACGGCGGGCCGGTCGGTTGAGTTTGCGGACTGGCTTGCCGATACGCTGGGTGCGATGACCGCAGTCTGGGCGTATCATGGGTGGCCGCTGTACCGGAGAATTCTCGAGACCCCT
Coding sequences:
- a CDS encoding response regulator, whose amino-acid sequence is MTFDGKILLVDDEAHVRKFVGLIARTLGNPTLIEASNGSEALEIYQRERPDLVLLDVNMPILDGIGTLRELKKIDPDAVVIMLTSLANRQTVEESLELGASNYLRKDTPKDEIVTRLRDTLEAIFGHEGEGGPSN
- a CDS encoding hybrid sensor histidine kinase/response regulator codes for the protein MVPASTCTPDLHGRKILVVDDDRLNIRILSGILHGEGYELAEAHSGDQALEVYPQFQPDLLLMDVEMKGTNGFDTCRRIRAIYGDTAAPVIFITARSESDDVVEGFRAGGVDYLPKPFRANEAIARIRMHLTNRILSEQQRSLVNQLTRANAAKNRFLGMAAHDLRNPLASIRGLAEFLQDPMLGTLNAEQLDLAKTIQTTSHQLLDMVNELLDIATIESGELKIHREPTALGELVQRSVHLMSMEAGRKKTVLSLLPIPSLQPLSLDPAKIRQVIDNLLSNAVKYSPPGSTISIELSLNENGVRLAVRDQGPGIPEGERGRLFKDFGKLSVRPTGGEKSTGLGLAICRNIVDAHRGTITADNMPGGGCEFSISFPLDT
- a CDS encoding methionine adenosyltransferase, which gives rise to MANSFVFSSESVGEGHPDKVADLISDSVLDACLSVDRTSRVACETLVKSNAVVVAGEITIPKLGARPIDAAINVDRIVREAIREIGYVNADDVFHADKVFIHNLLTTQSPDIAQGVDARRAKGKQTAEQGAGDQGLMFGYACNETPELMPTPVMFAHRLGRELTAIRKSGKARWLRPDAKSQVSIRYRDGKPVEVVNVVISTQHTEDVDHAEIESFLIKNVIRKVIPARLLNSRTEYLINPTGRFVVGGPQGDTGLTGRKIIVDTYGGWGRHGGGAFSGKDPSKVDRSAAYMARWVAKTIVASGLSEIAELQLAYAIGYPKPVSVFVDTFGTGTVADEKIAEAVQDVFSFKPADIVKQLNLLRPIYRQTTNYGHFGKKGLPWEVPSRAGALTAAVKRRA
- a CDS encoding adenosylhomocysteinase; translated protein: MGSALAKPSTAHDFNVKDISLADWGRKEINVAEHEMPGLVSLRKKHGAAKPLKGVRITGSLHMTIQTAVLIETLVELGASVRWASCNIFSTQDHAAAAIAKAGVPVFAWKGETLEEYWDLTWKALSHPGGKGPQLVVDDGGDVTLLLHKGYELENGSDWVDSASGSHEEQVIKNLLKRIHAEDPLVFSRMVKDWRGVSEETTTGVHRLYQLHEKGALLVPAINVNDSVTKSKFDNLYGCRESLADGLKRATDVMIAGKVACVCGYGDVGKGSAHSLRGFGARVIVTEVDPINALQAAMEGFEVNTVESTLGTADIYVTTTGNRDVITLEHIQRMKDQAIICNIGHFDNEIQVDRLYKSAGTRRITIKPQYDQFVLANGRSIYLLAEGRLVNLGCATGHPSFVMSNSFTNQTLAQLDLWEKRDSYKVGVYRLPKHLDEEVARLHLEKIGAKLTVLTKEQAAYLGVPVQGPYKPEHYRY
- a CDS encoding IS110 family transposase — encoded protein: MNNNIHKIDGERVAVEMAMTVKLGLDLHARDVVVCRQNDGQQPKPVCRMTHKELLDLVAGLIAAGHRVESCYEAGPCGYGLHRKLIQMGARNRVIVPRKWDAEGRRVKTDRRDAREICDALDRYLRGSTTAFSVVYVPTEEQEETRALGRQRGMLVKERQRCVVRGHGLMLTAGVQADPDWWHPKAWSELAKTLPPELRARIETWQRQALHFESEIEAWTKRVESMGEKQILVKGLGLLTNTLLGMEVCDWARFGGRRKVGGYSGLCPSEYSTGTRRRQGSISKHGNPRMRHLLVEAAWRLLRWQPDYPPLKKLRQALGARARKRAVVAVARRLAIDLWRIHTGRCTPEQLGLKVG
- a CDS encoding NADPH-dependent assimilatory sulfite reductase hemoprotein subunit encodes the protein MPSPAAAPAKPFVANEGIKLASNFLRGTIAEDLRDASTGAISDNSSLLTKFHGLYLQDDRDQRIALKRAGKEKAFSFMLRVRLPGGRCTPQQWLVLDSLADQFGIQSLRLTTRQTFQFHGVLKGNLKPLIKGLNSVLLDSIAACGDVNRNVMAPPNPERSPVLQQVYEQAKAWSEYVLPKTRAYHEIWLDDVRVAGGEPEIEPIYGATYLPRKFKTGFALPPSNDVDLFSQDLGFIAIVENDRLVGYNLAIGGGQGMSHGNVETYSRLADVVGFLTPEQVIPVGTAVLTTQRDHGDRTNRKHARLKYTIDDRGLDWFKAEVERRSGVTLSPARPYQFTTIQDPLGWHACADGTWFYGLHILSGRIKDAPGWEMKKALREIAAFHTGDFRLTASQNLTISGVSTEAKARIDEVLGRYNLTAENARSGMRLNALSCVALPSCGLALAESERALPDLLARFETILEEAGLRDDAISLRITGCPNGCARPYLAEIGFVGKAPGKYAIYLGANYEGTRLNRLFAASLTIDDALAQLTPIIKRFALERNERERFGDWCERVILPKDATFHSVGTRT
- a CDS encoding MFS transporter, which produces MTSSSGSPIARYAWMVVALLFPVALLNYLDRQMLATMKGSMVDDIPSIANKADWGLVLGCFKWTYAVLSPFGGYVADRFSKRWVICGSLFMWSAVTWWTGHVTSFHELVLVRSLMGVSEAFYIPAALALISEYHAGSTKSRAVGCHQAGIYIGQILGGFAGYIAASPDHGWRWAFTTCGMLGVIYALPLLAALRDPVRSVEQAAEAKVARSGVLRGLLGDRNFLLLVLYFTLPAIAGWVVRDWMPEILREKFNLGQGKAGVSAILYVQIASIVGVIIGGSLADRWMKKTNRGRIFTSAIGMVMFLPALFSVGHASTLTIAIVGLIIFGLGWGFFDCNNMPILSQIARPEWRATGYGIMNLVSISCGGFGDWGFGVLRDRHVPLDVIFGAFAGVALLSVVIVMLIKVGANADRKA
- a CDS encoding DUF2384 domain-containing protein — protein: MLKKRKLTARPALTGTFRFAHRKVHDYSRLLQHYRNTFSLPQPLLVRLTGFSPRSVAKWSQGEPPSAKQEKALVEMDRLLDGLARVMEPVEVGRWLKQPNSAFEGSTPLQVIERGETDRIWHMLYDLESGQPG
- a CDS encoding RES family NAD+ phosphorylase, which translates into the protein MAPILKPNPRYAEFHETLATHPQWLKPWTGTLFRFQTINFPTARDIISGAGARMRGGRWNPPGLAAVYGSTSDSIALEECRAHDRYYGVVTKGPRVLVAIEVRLTKVLDLRLPSLRRALHITQRELASEDWRKLMQTRQESQTQALGRAAAAIGASGMLVNSANARSGTNGVVFPSAHPDDCIEVVEGEKLARFSLKPKS
- a CDS encoding PTS sugar transporter subunit IIA is translated as MSHRTFNIEELREYLHLANGDVERLMREAGLPHETRGGRIIFRRSAIDAWASQRILQLPEKRLDIYHEKSTRGTRDVLPQAALIPELLHRDYIDLELTSKTASSVLRDMVALAQKTDRLLDPRELLASIIEREEMCPTALPGGIALPHPRNHEPYRYEGSFLVLGRTIQGVPFSAPDGHHTHLFFLICCQDDRLHLHTLARLCVLVMKTDIIARLNESTSPEQAFDALIAAEKSVLPAAR
- a CDS encoding VanZ family protein, translated to MLPGPGSCRWDSGVAGFRPPSHRWLYPLTLLGCIFLASGGSEVAGPGIPGSDKLAHYFVFGALATGAVRLVERRQAFWVVLAVSLYGASDEWHQSFTAGRSVEFADWLADTLGAMTAVWAYHGWPLYRRILETPLCFRRRKPCIENSGNDRSNVTE